One genomic region from Pseudorca crassidens isolate mPseCra1 chromosome 11, mPseCra1.hap1, whole genome shotgun sequence encodes:
- the PTHLH gene encoding parathyroid hormone-related protein codes for MLWRLVQQWSVALFLLSYSVPSCGRSVEELGRRLKRAVSEHQLLHDKGKSIQDLRRRFFLHHLIAEIHTAEIRATSEVSPNSKPVPNTKNHPVRFGSDDEGRYLTQETNKVETYKEQPLKTPGKKKKSKPGKRKEQEKKKRRTRSAWLNSGVAGCWLEGDHLSDISATSLELNTRRH; via the exons ATGCTGTGGAGGCTGGTTCAGCAGTGGAGCGTCGCGTTGTTCCTGCTGAGCTACTCGGTGCCCTCCTGCGGGCGCTCGGTGGAGGAGCTCGGCCGCCGACT CAAAAGAGCTGTGTCTGAACACCAGCTTCTCCATGACAAGGGGAAGTCCATCCAAGATTTACGGCGACGATTCTTCCTTCACCATCTGATCGCGGAAATCCACACAGCTGAAATCAGAGCTACCTCGGAGGTGTCCCCCAACTCCAAGCCTGTTCCCAACACCAAGAACCACCCCGTCCGATTTGGGTCTGACGATGAGGGCAGATACTTGACTCAGGAAACCAACAAGGTGGAGACGTACAAAGAGCAGCCACTGAAGACAcctggcaagaaaaagaaaagcaagcctGGAAAACGCAAGGAGCAGGAAAAGAAGAAGCGGCGAACTCGATCGGCCTGGCTGAACTCGGGCGTGGCTGGGTGTTGGCTGGAAGGGGACCACCTGTCTGACATCTCCGCGACATCGCTGGAGCTCAATACACG GAGGCATTGA